The Wolbachia endosymbiont of Oedothorax gibbosus region GAAATCCTGTATAGCGTCTTTAATACTTTTTTCTATTGTATCCAGCTTGTTACCAGCCAGGTCATATTTGACATTTATATTAGTTTTATCAAGAGATATAGTTTTACTACGTGAAAGATTTGATATTATACTATCCATGTAATTTACTATTTCTATTTGTCCTTGCTGTTTAGCAAAAGCAAGAGGGGTATCACCACAATTGTTATAAGCTGCAAGTTTAGCACCCTTATTTATCAAAAGTTTTATCATGTCTAAATTTCCACCGATAACGGCTTTGTGCAAAAGTGAATATCCATCTGTCATCTGAGTATTTACATCTGCACCTGCTTCTATTAAGTATTTGACTATATCTGTATCTCCTCTTGAGACTGCGCAGATTAATGGTGTACGATTTATAGTATTTTTACTGTCAGGTACAGCGCCGTATTCTAGCAATAACTTCACCATATCTAAATTACCACGATTAGCAGCATCGTGCAAAGGTGTATCTCCGATCTTACTTTTGCAATTTACATCCACACCTTTTGTTATCAAGTATTTCACCAACTCTGTATCGTTTACAATACTAGCAACATGCATCACTCTATTGAAACTAGCACCTTCATCTATCAAAAGCTTTGCTATTTCCATATTTTTGCCAGGAGCAAAGTCTAAAGGGACATTACCATACTGATCGCTTAAGTTAACATTTGCACCTGCTTTTATTAAATATTCCACTATCTTTACATCACCTTTCCCAATAGCGACTATCAATGGAGTACTACCTAGAGCATCTCTATTATTAGGCGTGACACCATGTTCTATCAATAACTTTACCATATCGAAATTTCCAATTTCAGATGCAAAGTATAAAGGGCTGCGGCCCATATAAGTTATATCTGTACCTACTTGTTTGATAAGCCTCATTGCTTCATCAACATTTCCTTTCGAAATAGCAATATGCAATAAACGTGCAAGATTATTTTTGTCTGCAGTTAGGTTATCATTTACTGCTATATCATCTTTATTAGGAAATAATTTTTGCGCAGTTTTTTGCAACACAGAATTTTCTTGGCGTTCCACAGCCGTTATTTTCTTGTCCTCACTTCTTGCTTGAATATTTGCTAAATTACCAACTGTTTCTCCGTTATCGTCTTCTTCAACTGCCCTTTTCTTTCTAGATTTGACTTCACTTTTCACTGTAACTTCTTCGTTCATAGGTTGATCACTAAACATAACTTCTGCATCTATCTGATTACTATCTTCCTTCAACTCATTAGATAACTTTTCAGATAGCTGATCACCACTTAAATATGGTTCTTTTGAATACTTAGCGTAATTATAGGGATCAGTGCTGTCTGCTGAATAAAACCCACTTTCAAAACCAGAGTAAGAGCTTTGATTGAGCACAAAAAACAAGTTTTCATAATCAACCAGCATCTCATCTCTAGGGCTAACAAAATGCAAGTATTCATCGCCTTCCCATTCTGGGTGGTGTGTATATTTTGCTATGTAGTATTTGTTTGAATCAAGGACTATCTTCCTATCAAGTTGTAAAATTACTGCTGAACGCCCATTGCCTATATCATGACCTTTTATCACTTGAAATATTTTAATCTCATCATTTTCTATAAGTTCTTTTAATTCCTCGTTCTTTTCATTTAACTCTTCTTCCCTTTGTCTTTCTTCTTCTCTTTCTCTTGCCAATCTTTCTGCTTCTTCATTATCTTTCTTCTGCAGCTGTGAGAATACGTTTTGTAATACATCTTGTGTGGTTAAGCCGTTCGTGTTGCTTAGTAATTTATCTAGTACGTTTGATATAGTTGGTAGCAATGTGCCATGATCATCAAATTTTTTTTCCTCTGCCTTATTATAGTGATTTGGGTTATAAATTACAACCAAAGGATAAAAGCCATAATCTGCAATTGACGCTCCGTCAGATGATAATTCTATTGAAAATCCGTTATGATTGAGTGGAAGATTGGAGGTTAAATATCTACCGTTATCATCCCTAACGGTTAGCTCATTTCTGCCACCATATTGGTTATAAGAGATATAAAAATTTTCATGGTTGAGATTGAAGTGATCATCTAGATTATCGAGTTGAATTGTACTGCCAAGCTTCTCACGCAAAAGATTTTTGCTTTCGTTTGTAAGCTTTATACGTACAGAAAAGTAGTATCGATCTATAGCTTCACCTTTTTCTATCTCAAAGTTCAAAGTAATCTTATCGTTGACCATTGGTAGCCTCTAAAAATTATATAAATCTATTCATTATTTTATTTATCAATTGTATGGTGTGTAATATGAAAAATGTGTTAAACGTTAAGATTTTTTTGTGCACCTAGGTCAGGTATTGCAATCTGTCATTTCAGCACGTAACGCTGGAACCCAGCTTTTTAAATCATGAGAGCTACAAAAACTTCCTTGACAAACTTCGCCAGCGCCCTTATCATGAAATTGAAGCTATATTATTTAACTTCCCAATCTGTGCAGATTAAAATGACAAGAAGACTTGTATTTGGCGTACTATTGTTTAATTTTTGCACTATGTGCATACTATGTCTTTATAAAAATTTTGGGTTTTTACCCACATAAGCTGAAAAGCGCTTATAAAGCGTTTAAGACATCACCCAACGTCAAATTTTAAAATAAAGAGTGGAATAACTAGCTACTCCGGGGATTCTTTGTCTTTTTTTTCTGCTGGTAAATTTCTTAAACATTTATAGCTTAAGTTAGTTGCGTTTAAAAGCAGCTAAATTGCAGTGTTTAAGACTTAAAGAACGCCGATACTGAAAATAAACAATGACTAGGGCTTCTTTTGCCTTTTTTTTCATTTGGTAAATTTATTAATGTTTATAGCTAAAGTAACTTAGGTTCACCGACAATCGTCATCCCGCAGCGGGATCTCTTGTTAGCGGATGAGATACCGCGAATGAATCGCGGTATGACGGTCTGCGGCGGTATGACGGTGTAGATGATGGTTAAGTAATTCGTCATCCCGCTACTTGTTAGCAGGATCTGGAGATACCGTGACGGTATGACGAGGGAGAGCAGACAATGGCGTCAACTTAAGGACACATTTTAAACTTTTTTGCTGAAATAAAACAGAAACAAAAGTGCTGTTTATTGCACTCTTTGGATAATTTAATGATAAAAAATTTAGAGAAAAATTTTATACACAATCACTGATATTTTCCCTTAAGTTGACGCCATTGTCTGAACAGATACCTCTAATTTTATGTACAGAAAGCTTCAAGCTTTATTGAGGTTTTGCCTATGGTAAATTACGCACATAATCAACCAAGTTAAGGAAAGTGCAAACCAAGTGATTGCATATTCCAAATGCTTCATTGGCTGTATAGCTAATTTGCTACCAAAATTGTTCGGCCATAATACACACTTCTCTAGCTTAATACCTAACTCATTGGAAATTTCCTCTGTACTTAAGGTAAACCATGTATTCGAAGCAGTATCGTTCTTGATAAACCAATTTTTGCTTTTACTGCTATTGCAATATAAAACTCCACCTGCAGCTACTTTTTCAATTTTTGCTCTTTCCTCTTTTTTTTCTTTAACTATTCCTTTGTTCACTAGCATATAATTTCCAGTAGTAAGTAGCATAGGAGACAACACATGATAGCCATGTTGTCCTGCAAAAACATATAGTTCTATGTCACTTAGAATCCCATCGATCTTGATGTGCCTGTAGTTAAATTGCGCAAGATCATCATTGGGCAATAGATGAACAACTGGAAGACTCATACTTTTAATAATATTATTCTTCCAGTTCAATCTGAATACTTGCCATAATCCTAATAAAAAAAGAAGTGAGCAAGGTATCATTAAAATAAATACTATTTTTTTTAACACTCTATATTTGTGTTCTTAAATAGTTTTCAACACCCATTAGTTCAATAATATCGATCTGTTTCTCAATCCAATGGAAATGCTCTTCTTCATTTTCTAACATCTCTTCTAATAACATTACACTAACAAAATCTTTTTCTTTCTCAGCGATAGAAATCGTTTCTTTGATATCCTTAATACCTTTTCCCTCTAATTTCAAATTAGCTTCTAAGATTTTCCGTATTGTGTCTTTTGTAAACTTTCCATCATACTTTGATATTTCATTTGTATCTTGAAAATTTGGTACACCTTTAAGCAACAAAATCCTTTCTGCCAACTTGCTTGCATGTTCAAGTTCTTCGTTAAGCTCATTTTTTACCTTTTCTGCAAATCTATTAATTCCATTGTTTTGGAGGACTGCAAAATGTAAAAGGTACTGGCGTACAGAAGTCAGCTCATTGGTCAATAATTTATTCAAATATTTTACTATCTCTTCATTCATAATCTTCCCTTAGTTCAATTTATCAGCATAATTTATATAATAACGATAGTTATAGCAACTCATTTAATAGTTCCTTTGATAACAACCGTATTAAATAGCATGTCGTGGTATGTCTGTTTTTTCTTAGAGAAGCAAGCAACTAGATACCAATAGAGAGTGAGCAGCACTATAATTACTTTCAATGCGCTCAAGACATTCACTAATACCTCCTGATCTTGCAAAAATTCAGTAAGGACAACTACTACACTGTTTAACAAAGGAAGAAAAAACTGGGAAGTGCTTCTGTCAAACGCTAAATTCAAGTCTATTTTAGAATCATCTAAATTGATAGTATATATATTCATTAACTGTTGACCTGGAGTTGCTTGGGTCTTTGAAGATATAAAATATGTGAAGTAACTACAATTTACACACATGTATGATAGATGTAAGATCAACGGAGAATCCTCTAATAGCAGTATAATTAATAAAGTTGGAATTAATAAAATTGCTACATCTATTAAATATGCGCAAAGGCGCCTTTGTATACTGGCAATCTCTGTCATTACCTATCTTCTAAATACTTTATTATAAAATCTGTAAGTTTATCAAAATGTTGAAAACATAACAAATCTTCATAACCGCTGATTGATTGGCCGTATATAATAGGTAAACAATTGGCATTTTGCGCACACAGAACATCTGTGATGCTATCACCAACAAAAAACACGTTTTCTCTATTTATAGGCAACGTACTCTCTTCTAGTGCAAATAGTAGTGGGGTTGCAGATGGTTTATCTTCTGCGGTATCGCATGACCCAACCACTCTTTCAAAGTAAGAATCCAGTTTAAAATAGGTAACTTCTTCACGTAAATTAGTATTTTTCTTATTACTTACTATTGCTAGATAAATATTGTGGCTTTTCAGTGTCTGCAACATTTTCTCTACTCCTTGATTCAGAGCGATGTTTTGCAATAGTGCATCATCTAAATATTGTTGATATATCTGATTTGCTTTTTTCCACTGATCGCCAAATAAATTGACCATATAGCTCTTTCTCGACTCATGGGAATTTCTATCAGCAGCTCTATTACTATACCCCATTGAATTTATGGTATGCTTAATAGCATTAAAAATATTATCTTGAGTGTCAACTAAGGTATTATCCCAATCGAATACTACTGCTAATGGGCTATTTTTCATTTCTATATTGTTATATATTTTAAATTAATAAGTAAATAACATTTTAATAAAAAAAATATAAATGGACGCTCTACCACAAGTTATGTTAACTGTTTTTTATATAATTAGCTAATATACTGGTTATATGATATGTTTTAATAGGTAACAGGTATGGCTCAGGTTAAAAATACATCTCAAGAAAGTGTTGAAAAAAAATTTAAAGATGTTTTTGAACGTCCTCCAGGTGCCTTTCCAGAAGGTACTTCATTAGAAGAAAAGGTTGATCAAATCGCAAAAGGAACAGAGGCTCTAAAAGCTATGAAAAGTAAGGAGCTTAAGAATAAAATGGAAAATATTGCAAAGTTAAACAAAGAACTTGAAAGACGACAAAAACAGAACGACAAAGAAATAGATAAACTTGAACGATCAACACAAGAGTTAAGGAAAGAGTTTGGTACAAGTAAAAGAAGTAGATTGGGTATAATACCGCAAGAAGCTGGGCAACCACCAAGGATTGAAGGGTTGCGTGATAATAAAGAATTTCAAGACACTCCGAGAAAAACTACAACAGCAGTTAAAGACCTTGAACATAATACACAAAAAAAGACTACTGAAGCTTCTGTGCAAACAGCATCAGAGCACAACGTTAGTCCCTCAGTGAGCAAGAGTTCTGTAAAAGAGAAGCTCAACACTGAGCCAGGCAAAAAAGATAACACACCTCAGCCACAAGAAAATCAAAAAGAAGAAGGGTTTTTGAGTCTTCTGAAGCGCTTTGTTAAGAAAATATTAGAAAAACTTTTAGGTGAAGATGAAAAGAGCGTAGAGAATACTCATGACATGAGAGAAGCTGCTCAAAGAAATACACTAAATAATGAGGTGCAACAAAAAAGTATGGATCAGAGTTCCTTTATAAATATAAACGGAAAGAGATTTGACCTAGAACCGGAAAAGGCTTTTAATTATCAGGATAAAGCTCTCAACATTAGTATTACATACAATAGTCCTGAAAATCTGCAGCGAGATACAATTTCTCCCCATACTGCTAATACAATTGACTTAAACGTTACTGGCAGGGAATATAATGTCCAAAATCAATTAAGACCTGAAACAGAACAACATTTACAACGAGACACAGCTTCTCCCAATATTGCTAATGCGATTAACTTAAATATTAATGGTAAGGAATATAGTGTCCAACCTGGTGAGTCTTTCAATTATAAAAGTCCCGGCTTAGAAATCAGCGTGGTGAATGGTCATCAACAAAGTAAGAACTTTGATAAAATTTTAAATCAGGACAAAAGTATAAGCGAGGGTTTGAAGCAGGCAACAAAGCTTGAGAACCCGGCAATAACGCCTGTTAACACTCCTAAAGTAAATGAAGTAAACACGGGCCATGAAAGGTGATCCGCTTTCAAGCTTCATTAGTTTGAAAAAGTATTTAATTATACAATAATCCCACAACTGTGCGAACATTGTGATTTGAGTCCGCTAGGAAAGCTGGATTCCAGTGCCAAGCTACTTGCATGACACCACTTGCCACCTGCAAATTGCAATGTTCGTACAGTAAGCCTAAAAGTAGTTGCTATATAAGTCCAATAAAAATTCACATTTATAGGAAAGATTGGTAACATTACTTGAATAGAGATCGTTATTGTAATTATGCCGAAACGCACAGATATAGAATCTATATTAGTAATAGGAGCAGGCCCAATAGTTATAGGTCAGGCATGCGAGTTTGATTATTCAGGAACTCAAAGTTGCAAGGTATTAAAGAGCGAAGGCTATAAAGTCATTTTGGTTAACTCCAACCCTGCAACTATAATGACAGATCCTGAGTTTTCTGATGCAACATATATTGAGCCGGTGCTGCCTGAAATCATAGAGAAAATTATAATTAAGGAGAGGCCAGATGCAATATTGCCAACAATGGGTGGGCAAACAGCACTCAATTGTGCAATAAAACTTGCAGATGATGGAGTGTTAGACAAATACAACGTAGAATTAATAGGGGTAAATAAAGAAGCAATAAAAAAAGCAGAGGATAGAGAGTCATTCCGCCAATCCATGGATAAAATAGGACTGAAATACCCCAAAAGTATCATTATAAAAAATCAAGAACGAATAAAAGAGGCTTTGGATTACATTGGATTACCAGCAATTATCCGCTCGTCATTCACTCTTGGTGGCACAGGTAGTGGCATAGCATATAATAAAGAGGAGTTTTTTAACATTGCAGAAAGTGCTCTTAAAATTTCGCCAATAAATGAAGTTCAGATAGATGAATCAATTATTGGCTGGAAAGAATATGAAATGGAAGTTATCCGCGACTGTAAAGATAACTGCATAATAATCTGTTCAATAGAAAATGTTGATCCAATGGGAGTGCACACCGGAGATAGTATCACAGTTGCTCCTGCTTTGACTCTGCGTGATGCTGAATATCAACAGATGAGAAATGCATCTATAGCAGTGCTAAGAGAAATTGATGTTAGTGCCGGCGGTGCAAATGTTCAGTTTGCAGTGAATCCTAAAGAAGATGGAAGCCTCGTTGTAATTGAAATGAATCCAAGGGTTTCTCGCTCTTCTGCACTTGCTTCAAAAGCAACCGGCTATCCTATTGCAAAAGTTGTAACTAAACTTGCTATTGGCTATTCGCTCGATGAAATACGTAACGACTGTGCTCCAATAATACCAGCAGCATTCGAACCAGTGATTGATTATATCGTCACTAAAATTCCTCGATTTGAGTTTGAAAAATTTAAGGGAACGAATTGTGAATTATCAACCTCCATGAAATCAGTGGGAGAAGTAATGTCGATCGGCCGCACTTTTAATGAGTCACTGCAGAAAGCTTTTCGTTCACTTGAAACTGATCTTACAGGACTTGATGAAGTATTTCCTGGGAACATTGATATTGATCACGTAAAATCTCAATTAGCAAAATTGCTGCCAAACAGATTACTGATTGCTGCTGACGCAATGCGCCACGGAATTAGCATAGAAGAAATAAATTCGATTACAGGATATGACTTATGGTTTCTGCAAAATATGCAGCAAATTATATTAGCTGAACAAAAAATCAAGGAAAACGGCCTTCCTGAGACTGCATGTGAAATATTAGAACTAAAAAAGATGGGATTCTCGGATGCAAGGTTGGCAAAGTTAAGCAACAAGAAAGTAGAGCAGATTGAAGCAATAAGAAAAAGATTTGGCATTAAACAAGTTTATAAACGTGTAGACACCTGTGCAGCTGAGTTTGAATCGAGCACTGCTTATATGTATGGCTGCTATGAGGGTGATGTTGAAAATAAAACGGAATGTGAGGCAAATATTTCTGACCGAGAAAAGGTTGTCATTTTAGGAAGTGGTCCAAACCGCATTGGTCAAGGTATTGAATTTGATTATGCATGCGTACATGCAGCTTCTGCCGCCAAAGAAATGGGATATGAAACAATAATGATCAACTGTAATCCAGAAACCGTCTCAACTGATTATGATACCGCTGATCGTTTATATTTTGCCCCACTCATTGCAGAGGATGTGCTTGAAATACTAAGTAAAGAGCAAGAAAATGGCATACTAGTAGGTGTCATAGTTCAAATAGGTGGTCAAACACCTTTAAAGTTAGCCAAAGTGCTTAACGAGAGAGGTTTCAAAATTCTGGGAACTTCGTTTGATTCTATTGACCTTGCAGAAGATCGCATGAGGTTTAAAAATCTTGCTTTGCAACTTAATTTAAAACAACCTGAAAGTTCTATCTGCCATTCAGTAGAAGAAGCGTTAACCAACGCAGAAAAGGTGGGGTTTCCACTAGTAGTCAGGCCATCATATGTCCTCGGCGGTCAGTCTATGTCAATTAGACACGATACTCAGAGCTTTAAAGAGTATGTCTTGAATCAAACCAAAATTTTTGAACACGGATCGCTGCTTCTTGATAAATTTTTAGTCAATGCAGTTGAGGTTGACGTTGATGCTGTGTGTGATGGGGAAAAAGTTTTCATTGCAGCGGTCATGGAGCATATTGAAGAAGCTGGTATTCACTCTGGCGATTCAACATGCTCAATACCGACAAATACATTGAGTGACGAAGTAATAAAAGAGATCGAGCTCCAAACTGAAAGAATAGCATTAGCATTAAAAGTGAAAGGTCTGATAAACATTCAGTTTGCTGTTCAAGAGAGTGATGTATACATACTTGAAGTGAATTTAAGGGCTAGCCGTACAGTTCCTTTTATTTCCAAGGTAATCAATATTCCTATTGCAAAGCTTGCCACTCAGGTTATTTTGGGTAAAAAATTGAATCAGGGAAACAAGCCTTTCAATCATTTTGCAGTTAAAGCTGCTGTTTTTCCATTTACCCGCTTTGCAGGAGTTGATACTTTACTTGGTCCTGAAATGAAATCAACAGGAGAAGTAATGGGAATTGATTCATCTTTCGAAGCTGCACTTGCAAAAGTGCACATGGCTGCAGGATACAAGTTACCAACAGAAGGAGCAGCTCTGGTTTCAGTAAAAGATGATGATAAAGAGTATATATTGCCTGTTGTACGAATGTTGAAAGAACTGAGTTTTGAAATATATGCCACCAAAGGCACGGCTTTGTATCTGAACAATAACAGTATTGCTGCAAAAGCTGTAAATAAAGTGAGAGAAGGCAGACCCCACATAGTTGATATGCTCAAAGATGGAAAAATAAATCTAGTGATCAATACCTCAAAAGGTGTGAAATCAGTCTCAGATAGCAAAGATATCAGGAGAACTGCTATTTTACAAAATATAGCTTATAGCACCACAGCTTCTGGGAGTAAAGCGTTAGTGCTTGCAATTCAATATGTAAAGAATAGCAAATTGGAAGTGAAATCATTACAGCAGATACAAAACATTTAAATATCAAAACTAAAATAATTCATTGCTCTATCTCGAAATCGTGGTAGAGTAATGTAAGTCAAATTTCTTTACTGACTTGCCTATGTATTATAGTATTGATCAAAGAATTAATGGGTAATGGTTATATAACATGACTAAGAATAAGATAAAAAAGCAACAAATAATAGATCCACAAAATGTTAAAAGTAATATAAAGATCCGATGAAGTTCTCTTTCGATGATTTGTCAAACAAAACAGATGAACACGAAAGTGATAATTGGCGACAGAACTCTAGTGATCATGATTCAGATTATTCTTTTTTTTTGGAAGGTGGCTCACTTTTAATGGATCTAGGAATACCATTAACTGAAAATGAAGAGAAGCTGATTGATGAATTTTGTGGTGAGGTGGAGAAGGGTGTGAAAGAAACAAAGGACCAAGAAAGTGCTTTAAGGTTTATTCAAGAAATAACAAAGAGATATTTAGAGAAAGGGATAAGACTAAATGCACTTTACGGTGGGCATGATAAAACTGTAACAAATTTAGTATTTGAGGAAGTGGTGCACGCTACTCTCAATGAAGGTATGTCCCCTATCAATAGAATTGATCATTCTGATTTTGATAAAGAAGTATTATCAGATGAAAGTGAAAAAATCATGAAGGAGATCATTGACAGTTTATTGTTAAAAGGTGGGAAAGTAGCAAAATATATCTTCTCTGAGGGTGAGCTAGGACATGTAACTCTTGATTCTAATTATGAAAATAGTATCCTTGCGAAATGTGAGAAAATTAAAAACAATCTAAAAAATGTAGCATATGAAAGTATTGTAAACAAAAATAAGCAAACCCAAAAAGATAAGTTAGAAGTAGAGATAGATAATGGATGTTTTTGTATAAAATATCCACAAGATAGTACTGTTGAAGTTGCAAAAATCCTAAGCAATGAAAAGAATAAAGGTTTAAACTTAAGAGTTGGTATACTGCAAATTG contains the following coding sequences:
- a CDS encoding ankyrin repeat domain-containing protein yields the protein MVNDKITLNFEIEKGEAIDRYYFSVRIKLTNESKNLLREKLGSTIQLDNLDDHFNLNHENFYISYNQYGGRNELTVRDDNGRYLTSNLPLNHNGFSIELSSDGASIADYGFYPLVVIYNPNHYNKAEEKKFDDHGTLLPTISNVLDKLLSNTNGLTTQDVLQNVFSQLQKKDNEEAERLAREREEERQREEELNEKNEELKELIENDEIKIFQVIKGHDIGNGRSAVILQLDRKIVLDSNKYYIAKYTHHPEWEGDEYLHFVSPRDEMLVDYENLFFVLNQSSYSGFESGFYSADSTDPYNYAKYSKEPYLSGDQLSEKLSNELKEDSNQIDAEVMFSDQPMNEEVTVKSEVKSRKKRAVEEDDNGETVGNLANIQARSEDKKITAVERQENSVLQKTAQKLFPNKDDIAVNDNLTADKNNLARLLHIAISKGNVDEAMRLIKQVGTDITYMGRSPLYFASEIGNFDMVKLLIEHGVTPNNRDALGSTPLIVAIGKGDVKIVEYLIKAGANVNLSDQYGNVPLDFAPGKNMEIAKLLIDEGASFNRVMHVASIVNDTELVKYLITKGVDVNCKSKIGDTPLHDAANRGNLDMVKLLLEYGAVPDSKNTINRTPLICAVSRGDTDIVKYLIEAGADVNTQMTDGYSLLHKAVIGGNLDMIKLLINKGAKLAAYNNCGDTPLAFAKQQGQIEIVNYMDSIISNLSRSKTISLDKTNINVKYDLAGNKLDTIEKSIKDAIQDFKAAFNTSDHDIKINAYIFNNRNDFKEYLKKVGFDAGNDVNGYTKMIDLSKGNAADVYIYLDSRGNFNQHTLEHEIGHAMHFANLGLSYILPKAMHEAIANYVAGLENGRHINDHGDKEALAEIRNKNLKPDEILRNDYQGKHYYSEAEQVVKFLEHKHPDLIDNLLKSLSTYGYHGRPQANKLVEDFLTELKGYDQEFKEWVKVQLSSKEHSQHKDMEVNQPTINSNNDNQHSEQQGKSRQKREIVDEDEQETVMASVIENMDKNSYIEAEISNSVANSQYPLKIRIGSPLEVGKYKVELQVTGEDIDNFYQNLISQCIAKKYTYDQKMIMYNKVYARDSSYDGKLMLLPEAYITNNHLFIEDHDFGTISDFNEMFYKSDEFM
- a CDS encoding SURF1 family protein; its protein translation is MLKKIVFILMIPCSLLFLLGLWQVFRLNWKNNIIKSMSLPVVHLLPNDDLAQFNYRHIKIDGILSDIELYVFAGQHGYHVLSPMLLTTGNYMLVNKGIVKEKKEERAKIEKVAAGGVLYCNSSKSKNWFIKNDTASNTWFTLSTEEISNELGIKLEKCVLWPNNFGSKLAIQPMKHLEYAITWFALSLTWLIMCVIYHRQNLNKA
- the bfr gene encoding bacterioferritin, which codes for MNEEIVKYLNKLLTNELTSVRQYLLHFAVLQNNGINRFAEKVKNELNEELEHASKLAERILLLKGVPNFQDTNEISKYDGKFTKDTIRKILEANLKLEGKGIKDIKETISIAEKEKDFVSVMLLEEMLENEEEHFHWIEKQIDIIELMGVENYLRTQI
- a CDS encoding RDD family protein, producing MTEIASIQRRLCAYLIDVAILLIPTLLIILLLEDSPLILHLSYMCVNCSYFTYFISSKTQATPGQQLMNIYTINLDDSKIDLNLAFDRSTSQFFLPLLNSVVVVLTEFLQDQEVLVNVLSALKVIIVLLTLYWYLVACFSKKKQTYHDMLFNTVVIKGTIK
- a CDS encoding HAD family hydrolase, with the protein product MKNSPLAVVFDWDNTLVDTQDNIFNAIKHTINSMGYSNRAADRNSHESRKSYMVNLFGDQWKKANQIYQQYLDDALLQNIALNQGVEKMLQTLKSHNIYLAIVSNKKNTNLREEVTYFKLDSYFERVVGSCDTAEDKPSATPLLFALEESTLPINRENVFFVGDSITDVLCAQNANCLPIIYGQSISGYEDLLCFQHFDKLTDFIIKYLEDR
- the carB gene encoding carbamoyl-phosphate synthase large subunit, whose protein sequence is MPKRTDIESILVIGAGPIVIGQACEFDYSGTQSCKVLKSEGYKVILVNSNPATIMTDPEFSDATYIEPVLPEIIEKIIIKERPDAILPTMGGQTALNCAIKLADDGVLDKYNVELIGVNKEAIKKAEDRESFRQSMDKIGLKYPKSIIIKNQERIKEALDYIGLPAIIRSSFTLGGTGSGIAYNKEEFFNIAESALKISPINEVQIDESIIGWKEYEMEVIRDCKDNCIIICSIENVDPMGVHTGDSITVAPALTLRDAEYQQMRNASIAVLREIDVSAGGANVQFAVNPKEDGSLVVIEMNPRVSRSSALASKATGYPIAKVVTKLAIGYSLDEIRNDCAPIIPAAFEPVIDYIVTKIPRFEFEKFKGTNCELSTSMKSVGEVMSIGRTFNESLQKAFRSLETDLTGLDEVFPGNIDIDHVKSQLAKLLPNRLLIAADAMRHGISIEEINSITGYDLWFLQNMQQIILAEQKIKENGLPETACEILELKKMGFSDARLAKLSNKKVEQIEAIRKRFGIKQVYKRVDTCAAEFESSTAYMYGCYEGDVENKTECEANISDREKVVILGSGPNRIGQGIEFDYACVHAASAAKEMGYETIMINCNPETVSTDYDTADRLYFAPLIAEDVLEILSKEQENGILVGVIVQIGGQTPLKLAKVLNERGFKILGTSFDSIDLAEDRMRFKNLALQLNLKQPESSICHSVEEALTNAEKVGFPLVVRPSYVLGGQSMSIRHDTQSFKEYVLNQTKIFEHGSLLLDKFLVNAVEVDVDAVCDGEKVFIAAVMEHIEEAGIHSGDSTCSIPTNTLSDEVIKEIELQTERIALALKVKGLINIQFAVQESDVYILEVNLRASRTVPFISKVINIPIAKLATQVILGKKLNQGNKPFNHFAVKAAVFPFTRFAGVDTLLGPEMKSTGEVMGIDSSFEAALAKVHMAAGYKLPTEGAALVSVKDDDKEYILPVVRMLKELSFEIYATKGTALYLNNNSIAAKAVNKVREGRPHIVDMLKDGKINLVINTSKGVKSVSDSKDIRRTAILQNIAYSTTASGSKALVLAIQYVKNSKLEVKSLQQIQNI